The Streptomyces sp. CC0208 genome window below encodes:
- a CDS encoding DUF6113 family protein, with the protein MSDRTSMLAQPLQRPSAGRVAAYLGLFVLGAVVGLAGALVQGGWFPGGLLLALLGEAGLLLGGARAAAGRAGAVAPAGGWMLAVIFLTTSRPEGDFVFAAGSGSYLFLLGGMAVAVICATLGQGRQPGGDAARLGK; encoded by the coding sequence ATGAGCGACCGTACGTCGATGCTGGCCCAGCCCCTGCAGCGCCCCTCCGCCGGACGGGTCGCCGCCTACCTCGGCCTTTTCGTGCTCGGGGCGGTCGTGGGGCTCGCCGGAGCGCTGGTGCAGGGGGGCTGGTTCCCGGGCGGACTGCTGCTCGCGCTGCTCGGCGAGGCCGGACTGCTGCTCGGCGGGGCCCGCGCCGCCGCCGGCCGGGCCGGAGCCGTCGCGCCCGCCGGCGGCTGGATGCTCGCCGTCATCTTTCTCACCACCAGCCGTCCGGAAGGCGACTTCGTCTTCGCCGCAGGAAGTGGCTCCTATCTCTTCCTGCTCGGCGGCATGGCTGTGGCTGTGATCTGCGCCACCCTTGGGCAAGGGCGGCAACCGGGCGGCGACGCCGCCCGACTTGGCAAGTGA
- the mshB gene encoding N-acetyl-1-D-myo-inositol-2-amino-2-deoxy-alpha-D-glucopyranoside deacetylase: MTEQPARRLLLVHAHPDDESINNGATMARYAAEGARVTLVTCTLGELGEVIPPGLRHLTGAALGEHRRGELTAAMRELGVADFRLLGGAGRYQDSGMMGLPENDDPACFWRADVDDAARHLVEVILEVCPQVLVTYDDHGGYGHPDHIQAHRVAMRAVELAADAGWRIPKVYWNRVPRAIGERAFAQLHADLPGLPFTKSAVLDDVPGVVDDERITTEIDGTAYATAKSAAMAAHATQIDVSGAYFALSNELAQPLFTTEYYELVRGEPGDTRETDLFSGIEGAS; encoded by the coding sequence ATGACGGAACAGCCCGCTCGGCGTCTTCTCCTGGTGCACGCGCACCCGGACGACGAGTCGATCAACAACGGCGCGACCATGGCCAGGTACGCGGCCGAGGGAGCCCGGGTGACCCTGGTCACCTGCACCCTCGGCGAACTCGGCGAGGTCATCCCGCCCGGACTGCGGCACCTGACCGGCGCCGCTCTCGGCGAGCACAGGCGCGGCGAGCTCACCGCGGCCATGCGTGAACTCGGCGTCGCGGACTTCCGCCTGCTCGGCGGCGCCGGGCGCTACCAGGACTCCGGAATGATGGGCCTCCCGGAGAACGACGACCCCGCCTGCTTCTGGCGGGCCGATGTCGACGACGCGGCCCGCCATCTCGTCGAGGTGATCCTGGAGGTGTGCCCCCAGGTCCTCGTCACCTACGACGACCACGGCGGCTACGGCCACCCCGACCACATCCAGGCCCACCGCGTCGCCATGCGCGCCGTCGAGCTCGCCGCCGACGCCGGATGGCGGATCCCGAAGGTCTACTGGAACCGCGTCCCGCGTGCGATCGGTGAGCGGGCCTTCGCCCAGCTCCACGCCGACCTGCCCGGCCTCCCCTTCACCAAGTCCGCCGTCCTGGACGACGTGCCGGGCGTGGTGGACGACGAGCGGATCACCACCGAGATCGACGGCACCGCGTACGCCACCGCCAAGAGCGCCGCGATGGCCGCCCACGCGACCCAGATCGACGTGTCCGGGGCGTACTTCGCGCTCTCCAACGAACTCGCGCAACCTCTCTTCACCACCGAGTACTACGAACTGGTGAGAGGGGAACCCGGGGACACCAGGGAGACCGACCTGTTCTCCGGGATCGAGGGCGCGTCATGA